In Clostridium sp. DL-VIII, the following proteins share a genomic window:
- a CDS encoding PTS sugar transporter subunit IIB, protein MIVSLRIDERLIHGQVAMTWSKSLQIDGIIVANDETANNDIQKMTLKMAVPSGIKCIIKTVENAKELLRNPKGKNMRLMVLTKTVKDAVSIAEEFSDIEFVNVGNVGKMISEEKTVITKEVSLTVEEIKAMKELVELYPETIFQATPAMEKHLARNIMKNK, encoded by the coding sequence ATGATAGTATCACTAAGAATTGATGAAAGATTAATACATGGACAAGTAGCGATGACTTGGAGTAAATCATTACAGATTGATGGAATAATCGTCGCTAATGATGAAACTGCTAACAATGATATACAAAAAATGACTTTAAAAATGGCTGTACCATCTGGAATAAAGTGTATTATTAAAACTGTTGAGAATGCAAAAGAATTATTAAGAAATCCAAAAGGAAAAAACATGAGGCTGATGGTATTAACCAAAACTGTTAAAGATGCTGTTAGTATAGCGGAAGAGTTTAGTGATATAGAATTTGTTAATGTTGGAAATGTAGGTAAGATGATTTCAGAAGAAAAGACTGTAATCACCAAAGAAGTTTCATTAACTGTAGAAGAGATAAAAGCAATGAAAGAACTGGTTGAGTTATATCCAGAAACAATATTTCAGGCAACTCCTGCTATGGAGAAACATCTAGCCAGAAATATAATGAAAAATAAATAA
- a CDS encoding PTS fructose transporter subunit IIA has product MRKILVATHGYYANGIKSSLEILTGIHDNITTINAYVSDDNVDEKLKEFFETISIEDEVVIFTDLYGGSVNQKVTGFSKDKNVFIVAGFNLSMVIETFLYTGNLTKDKINELIAANRNEMKLVEIKANDEDEKNDFFC; this is encoded by the coding sequence ATGAGAAAGATTTTAGTGGCAACACATGGGTATTATGCAAATGGTATAAAAAGTAGTTTGGAAATTCTAACTGGGATTCATGATAATATCACAACTATAAATGCTTACGTTAGTGATGATAATGTAGATGAAAAGTTAAAAGAGTTTTTTGAAACTATAAGTATTGAAGATGAGGTTGTTATATTTACAGATTTATACGGAGGGAGTGTTAATCAAAAAGTTACAGGATTTAGTAAAGATAAGAATGTTTTTATAGTAGCAGGTTTTAATTTATCAATGGTTATAGAAACTTTTTTGTATACAGGAAATTTAACTAAAGATAAAATAAATGAATTAATAGCAGCAAATCGTAATGAAATGAAATTGGTAGAAATTAAAGCAAATGATGAAGATGAAAAAAATGACTTTTTTTGTTAG
- a CDS encoding sigma 54-interacting transcriptional regulator has translation MKMFAQEKVYKLLQDLYKDGKGKVTTSELADKLSISRQVASHYLNRLSEEKKVVKIKTKPVYWKINIEDKKESIKVTNVFENFIGYNGSQRKMVESCIAAVKYPPNGLSILLTGKSGVGKSFLANLIYKYSKEEGIIPDDAPFVILNCADYANNPELLSSILFGHKKGAFTGANENKDGIIQAANGGFLFLDEVHRLSSENQEKLFLFIDSGKYKPVGENKVWRTSKVRFIFATTENPDDVLLDTLKRRIQVSLNISSFKERPLIEKVQLIISAYHDEAIRIKKNLILRGNVISKIISENFEGNMGKIKNIAKLSCAEEYRRQEKQDKIIINVESLEFGIKISEEEESKYGDIEIYWDKPYFINNIIDEDLKYFFINIFQKIISSENNVNEIEKIRINLHKLSKLIINNEYTYSSDIEYIRNKFISLWDKIIIDKYGLVNSKIITNDVFSIYVYLQKNIYINIEGEEEVYSILNKHFHRALYISNRFLELSEDKMNFSNKIFKIILCILLSDYINEKITLKGLLLAHGKSTASSIQSVANKIYENYIFEAIDMPIETTVSEIVNETKKFIKNQDTSKGLILLVDTGSLSKMYSSIKNEIEGELLIINNLTTSIALDIGNKMIQNIMFKDIAQKADENYKISTQYFEGFSQNKNIIISCMSGIGVSEQIKCIMKRYLKSDELDILVVEYREIKQTVKDGSIKKISNTKLIISTIDLPKSILIPSINIYDILDVSGMKKLYRNLTPYINKNDFDEMMEELLKFFSKEGVAEKLTLLNSNVVIKEVEKVVVKYSDYYNINFDGKFKLNLYMHISLMIERILLSNRDSIEYELGDLDEKEEEFFILTKSFFQHIEMKFNIILDNYEISLLYEICKQYI, from the coding sequence ATGAAAATGTTTGCGCAAGAAAAAGTATATAAGTTATTACAAGATTTATATAAAGATGGAAAAGGAAAAGTTACAACATCAGAATTGGCTGATAAATTATCTATAAGCAGACAAGTTGCTAGTCATTATCTAAATAGATTGAGCGAAGAGAAGAAAGTAGTAAAAATTAAAACTAAGCCTGTATATTGGAAGATAAATATAGAAGATAAAAAAGAAAGTATTAAAGTAACAAATGTATTTGAAAACTTTATTGGATATAATGGCAGCCAAAGAAAAATGGTAGAGTCCTGTATAGCAGCAGTTAAGTACCCACCAAATGGATTGAGTATACTTTTAACAGGCAAGAGTGGAGTAGGTAAGAGTTTTTTAGCTAATCTTATATATAAATATTCGAAAGAAGAAGGCATAATACCTGATGACGCTCCTTTTGTTATATTAAATTGTGCAGATTATGCAAATAATCCAGAATTATTGTCATCGATTTTATTTGGACATAAAAAAGGAGCATTTACTGGAGCAAACGAAAATAAAGATGGAATAATACAAGCAGCAAATGGAGGATTCTTATTTTTAGATGAGGTACATAGATTATCTAGTGAGAATCAAGAAAAGCTATTTTTATTTATAGATTCAGGAAAGTATAAACCTGTAGGAGAGAATAAGGTATGGAGGACCTCGAAAGTTAGATTTATTTTTGCAACTACAGAAAATCCGGATGATGTGCTATTAGATACTTTAAAAAGAAGAATTCAAGTAAGTTTAAATATAAGTAGTTTTAAAGAGAGACCTTTAATAGAGAAAGTTCAATTGATTATAAGCGCTTACCATGATGAAGCAATAAGGATAAAAAAGAACTTAATATTGAGAGGAAACGTTATTTCTAAAATTATATCAGAAAATTTTGAAGGAAATATGGGAAAAATAAAAAATATAGCAAAGTTAAGTTGCGCTGAAGAGTATAGAAGACAAGAAAAACAAGATAAGATAATTATAAATGTTGAGTCATTAGAATTTGGAATTAAAATTAGCGAAGAAGAAGAATCTAAATATGGTGATATTGAAATATACTGGGACAAACCATATTTTATAAATAATATAATTGATGAAGATTTAAAATACTTCTTTATAAATATTTTTCAAAAAATTATAAGTTCTGAAAATAATGTGAATGAAATTGAGAAAATTAGAATTAATTTGCATAAGCTGAGTAAATTAATTATAAATAATGAATATACGTATTCATCTGATATTGAATATATTAGAAATAAGTTCATATCATTATGGGACAAAATAATAATTGATAAGTATGGATTAGTGAATAGTAAAATAATTACGAATGATGTATTTAGTATATATGTATATTTGCAAAAAAATATTTATATTAATATTGAAGGAGAGGAGGAAGTATATTCAATATTAAACAAGCATTTTCATAGAGCCCTCTATATATCTAATAGATTTTTAGAGTTAAGTGAAGATAAGATGAATTTTAGTAATAAGATTTTTAAAATAATATTATGTATTTTATTGAGTGATTATATAAATGAAAAGATTACATTAAAGGGTCTGTTGCTGGCTCATGGTAAAAGTACAGCAAGTAGTATTCAATCAGTGGCTAATAAAATATATGAAAATTATATTTTTGAGGCTATTGATATGCCTATAGAAACTACAGTGTCAGAAATAGTTAATGAAACAAAAAAATTCATAAAAAATCAAGATACGTCTAAAGGATTAATACTATTAGTTGATACAGGTTCCTTAAGTAAAATGTATAGTTCTATAAAAAATGAAATTGAAGGGGAATTATTAATTATTAATAACCTAACAACATCAATAGCATTAGATATAGGAAATAAAATGATTCAAAATATTATGTTTAAAGATATAGCTCAAAAAGCAGATGAGAATTATAAAATATCAACGCAATATTTTGAGGGATTTTCACAAAATAAAAATATTATCATTTCTTGTATGTCTGGGATAGGAGTCTCAGAACAAATTAAGTGTATAATGAAAAGATATCTAAAATCAGATGAGTTAGATATTTTAGTTGTTGAGTATAGGGAGATAAAACAAACTGTTAAGGATGGATCTATAAAGAAGATAAGTAATACAAAGCTTATAATATCAACGATTGATTTACCAAAGTCAATATTGATACCAAGTATAAATATATACGATATATTAGATGTGAGTGGTATGAAAAAATTGTATAGGAATTTAACACCATATATAAATAAAAATGATTTTGATGAGATGATGGAAGAATTATTGAAGTTTTTCTCAAAAGAAGGTGTTGCTGAAAAGTTAACTCTTTTGAATTCTAATGTTGTTATTAAAGAGGTTGAAAAGGTAGTAGTAAAATATAGTGATTATTATAATATTAATTTTGATGGAAAGTTTAAGTTGAATTTATATATGCATATTTCTCTTATGATAGAAAGAATATTATTATCAAATAGAGATTCTATAGAATATGAATTGGGAGATTTAGATGAAAAAGAAGAAGAATTCTTTATATTAACAAAAAGTTTCTTCCAACACATCGAGATGAAATTTAATATTATATTAGATAATTATGAAATATCTTTATTGTATGAAATATGTAAACAATATATATAA
- a CDS encoding DUF956 family protein, whose protein sequence is MVQSLNTKVDLTIEATAFTGLSEYGKIMIGDKGFEFYNSRDYRKFIQIPWEEVDYVIASVLFKGKWIPRYAIRTKKNGTYTFSSKEAKKVLRAVRNYVDPKRMVYSLSFFDVVKRAVKSVFKKS, encoded by the coding sequence ATGGTTCAGTCACTTAATACAAAGGTGGATCTAACAATTGAGGCAACAGCTTTTACGGGCCTTTCAGAATATGGCAAAATTATGATCGGTGACAAAGGCTTTGAGTTCTATAATTCTCGTGATTATCGTAAATTTATTCAAATTCCTTGGGAAGAGGTTGACTATGTAATTGCATCCGTATTATTTAAAGGAAAATGGATTCCACGATATGCAATCCGAACGAAGAAAAATGGTACGTATACTTTTTCTTCTAAAGAAGCCAAAAAAGTACTTCGTGCAGTTCGAAATTATGTTGATCCAAAGCGTATGGTTTATTCATTAAGCTTTTTTGATGTGGTAAAACGAGCGGTGAAATCGGTATTTAAGAAAAGTTGA
- a CDS encoding PTS system mannose/fructose/sorbose family transporter subunit IID, whose protein sequence is MAKELKLTKRDRISVWFRSFFLQGSWNYERMQNGGWAFTMIPAIKKLYKTKEERAAALERHLEFFNTHPYVASPIIGVTLALEEERANGAPIDDVTIQGVKIGMMGPLAGIGDPVFWFTVKPILGALAASLAMSGNVLGPILYFIAWNIIRMGFMWYTQEFGYKAGSRITDDLSGGVLQDITKGASILGMFILGSLVNRWVSVKFAPVVSSVKLSDGAFIDWSKLPDGAQGIQQALQQQASGMSLIDHKITTLQNNLDSLIPGLAGLIITLICMWLLKRKVSPIIIILGLFVIGIVAHLIGLM, encoded by the coding sequence ATGGCAAAAGAATTAAAATTAACAAAAAGAGATCGTATTTCTGTTTGGTTCCGTTCATTTTTCCTTCAAGGTTCTTGGAACTATGAAAGAATGCAAAACGGTGGTTGGGCATTTACAATGATTCCTGCAATCAAAAAATTATATAAGACTAAAGAAGAAAGAGCTGCAGCGCTAGAACGTCACTTAGAGTTCTTTAACACTCACCCATATGTAGCTTCACCAATTATTGGTGTAACATTAGCGTTGGAAGAAGAACGTGCAAATGGTGCACCAATCGATGACGTAACTATTCAAGGTGTTAAAATTGGTATGATGGGACCTTTAGCAGGTATTGGAGATCCAGTTTTCTGGTTTACAGTTAAGCCAATTTTAGGAGCATTAGCTGCTTCTCTTGCTATGAGCGGAAATGTACTTGGACCAATTCTTTATTTCATAGCTTGGAATATCATTCGTATGGGATTCATGTGGTATACACAAGAATTTGGTTACAAAGCAGGTTCTCGTATTACTGATGACTTGTCAGGTGGTGTATTACAAGATATTACAAAAGGAGCATCAATCCTTGGTATGTTCATTCTAGGATCGTTAGTTAACAGATGGGTATCTGTTAAATTTGCACCAGTAGTATCATCAGTTAAGTTAAGTGATGGTGCATTCATTGATTGGAGCAAACTTCCTGACGGAGCACAAGGTATTCAACAAGCTCTACAGCAACAAGCATCTGGTATGTCATTAATTGATCATAAGATTACAACACTACAAAATAACTTGGATTCATTAATTCCTGGACTTGCAGGATTAATAATTACACTTATTTGTATGTGGTTGCTTAAGAGGAAAGTATCACCAATTATCATTATCCTTGGATTATTTGTAATTGGTATTGTTGCTCATTTAATCGGATTAATGTAA
- a CDS encoding PTS mannose/fructose/sorbose transporter subunit IIC, giving the protein MTLNIVQIILVIIVAFLAGVEGILDEFHFHQPVIACTLIGLVTGNLVPCLILGGTLQMIALGWANIGAAVAPDAALASVASAIILVLGGQGQAGVASAIAIAVPLAVAGLLLTIICRTITTAFVHFMDAAAKEGNIGAIEFWQIAGICLQGIRIAIPAALILAIGAGPIQGLLAAMPTWLTDGLAIGGGMVVAVGYAMVINMMATKEVWPFFAIGFVLATVSQITLIGLGAIGIALALLYLALSKQGGSGNGGSSNTGDPLGDLIDRY; this is encoded by the coding sequence ATGACTTTAAATATAGTTCAAATTATATTAGTCATCATTGTAGCATTTCTAGCTGGTGTAGAAGGTATCTTAGATGAATTCCATTTCCATCAGCCAGTAATTGCTTGTACATTAATTGGCTTAGTTACAGGTAATTTAGTACCATGTTTAATCTTAGGCGGTACTCTTCAAATGATTGCCTTAGGTTGGGCAAATATCGGTGCAGCCGTAGCACCAGATGCAGCGCTCGCATCTGTTGCATCCGCAATTATTTTAGTTCTTGGAGGTCAAGGTCAAGCAGGAGTTGCTTCAGCAATCGCTATTGCTGTTCCTCTAGCAGTTGCAGGACTATTATTAACAATTATTTGTCGTACAATAACTACAGCGTTTGTACACTTTATGGACGCCGCTGCTAAAGAAGGAAATATTGGAGCTATTGAATTTTGGCAAATCGCTGGTATTTGTTTACAAGGTATACGTATTGCAATTCCAGCAGCTTTGATTTTAGCAATTGGAGCTGGTCCAATTCAAGGATTACTTGCTGCTATGCCTACTTGGTTAACAGATGGTTTAGCAATCGGTGGTGGAATGGTTGTAGCTGTTGGTTATGCAATGGTAATCAATATGATGGCTACAAAAGAAGTATGGCCATTCTTTGCAATTGGTTTTGTATTAGCAACTGTTTCACAAATTACACTTATCGGACTTGGTGCAATAGGTATAGCTTTAGCACTTCTTTACCTAGCACTTAGCAAACAAGGTGGTTCAGGTAATGGTGGAAGTTCAAATACTGGTGATCCTTTAGGGGATCTTATCGATAGATACTAA
- a CDS encoding mannose/fructose/sorbose PTS transporter subunit IIA — protein sequence MVGIILASHGEFANGILQSGKMIFGEQENVKAVTLMPSEGPDDLRAKVKDAIASFDNQDEVLILVDLWGGTPFNQANTLFEEHKDKWAIVAGMNLPMLIEAYGARLSMESAHEIAAYILNAGREGVKVKPESLEPVVTGKSAEAGAGQSNAGAPGSFEYVLARIDSRLLHGQVATAWTKTVNPTRIIVVSDDVSRDELRKNLITQASPPGVKAHVVPVDHMIKLAKDDKHFGGQRAMLLFENPKDVLRAVEGGIPLKTINVGSMAHSIGKVQPSKVLAFNQEDIDIFNKLKKAGLTFDVRKVPNDSKANMDEILKKAQEELNKLK from the coding sequence ATGGTAGGAATTATTCTTGCTAGTCACGGAGAATTTGCTAACGGTATCTTGCAATCTGGTAAGATGATTTTTGGAGAACAAGAAAACGTAAAAGCTGTTACGCTTATGCCTAGCGAAGGACCTGATGATCTTAGAGCAAAAGTGAAAGACGCAATTGCATCCTTTGACAACCAAGATGAGGTTTTAATCTTAGTTGATCTTTGGGGTGGTACACCATTCAACCAAGCGAATACTTTATTTGAAGAACACAAAGATAAGTGGGCAATCGTAGCTGGTATGAATTTACCAATGCTTATTGAAGCTTATGGTGCACGTCTTTCAATGGAATCTGCACATGAAATTGCAGCTTATATCTTAAATGCAGGTAGAGAAGGAGTTAAAGTTAAGCCAGAAAGCTTGGAACCAGTAGTTACTGGTAAATCTGCAGAAGCGGGAGCAGGGCAGTCTAATGCAGGTGCACCTGGATCATTCGAATATGTTTTAGCTCGTATTGATTCTCGTTTACTTCATGGGCAAGTAGCAACTGCTTGGACAAAAACTGTAAATCCTACACGAATTATTGTCGTGTCAGATGATGTATCTAGAGATGAGCTTCGTAAGAATTTAATCACACAAGCATCTCCTCCAGGGGTTAAGGCTCATGTTGTTCCAGTTGATCACATGATTAAACTTGCAAAAGATGATAAGCATTTTGGAGGGCAACGTGCAATGCTTCTTTTTGAAAATCCAAAAGATGTACTTAGAGCTGTAGAAGGCGGAATACCACTAAAAACAATCAATGTTGGTTCAATGGCTCACTCTATAGGTAAGGTACAACCAAGCAAAGTGCTTGCATTCAATCAAGAAGATATCGATATATTTAATAAGCTTAAAAAAGCTGGACTTACTTTTGATGTGCGTAAAGTACCAAATGATTCAAAAGCAAATATGGACGAAATACTTAAAAAGGCACAAGAGGAATTAAACAAATTAAAATAA
- a CDS encoding ABC transporter ATP-binding protein, translated as MNTDWITNKKNIVIKILSLSALAIISSLALNILPILSRMIIDNGFLKNDVAIIYRCVVFILILNILKSLANLWINISIKSLGISVAENLKKKVVLKVFNSPLNFFDKISNGELSQRINEVDSISSLFTPQLTNIIVSIISSIFAIIMSIRISLSFVIIYILAFPIIAVASYRFSKKYKAETIELINLQTKSNQVMLESISGINEVKGFNLSSLKLNQINNINKEIYLKERRQNTFFSINSEMLTLINVLVTVSITIIFTVLFSNEKVSLGQYLEITQYTSLALTPAQLASMIYTLYQPASILKKRLEFFNSVQQQDILEGESLKLIDSIEFKSVSFSYENKKVLNNLSFKVNKSNKFLICGPNGSGKTTITKLLLRFYDNIQGLIIFNNQDYRRYSIESIRKQIAIVFQDTFLFNGSLYDNIACGNDDITDYDIKEAIEKTGLLDNLNIKSYDDLLSLPILEGGKNLSGGQKKMISLVRTLVRKPSVIILDEPTTFLDSKAKKDIINYIAKEHSEILIVISHDEDLFQYLDKKIQLGNK; from the coding sequence GTGAATACAGATTGGATTACTAATAAAAAAAATATTGTGATCAAAATTTTGAGCTTATCAGCATTAGCAATTATTAGTTCATTAGCACTTAATATATTACCAATATTATCACGAATGATTATTGATAATGGTTTTCTTAAGAATGATGTAGCAATAATATATAGATGTGTAGTATTTATACTCATATTAAATATACTAAAAAGTTTAGCAAATTTGTGGATTAATATATCAATAAAATCTTTAGGGATTTCAGTGGCAGAAAATCTGAAAAAGAAAGTAGTATTAAAGGTATTTAACTCACCTTTAAATTTTTTCGATAAGATTAGCAATGGCGAATTATCTCAAAGAATTAATGAAGTGGATAGCATTTCATCATTGTTTACTCCACAATTAACCAATATTATTGTATCTATAATATCATCAATATTTGCTATAATAATGTCAATTCGTATTAGTCTATCTTTTGTAATTATATATATACTGGCATTCCCAATAATTGCGGTCGCATCTTATAGATTTTCAAAAAAATATAAAGCTGAAACAATAGAATTAATCAATCTCCAAACAAAATCAAATCAAGTTATGCTCGAAAGTATATCTGGAATTAATGAAGTTAAAGGTTTTAATCTTTCATCTCTTAAATTAAATCAAATCAATAATATAAATAAAGAAATATATTTAAAGGAAAGACGTCAAAATACTTTTTTTTCAATAAATAGTGAGATGTTAACCTTGATCAATGTGTTGGTTACAGTTAGTATTACTATAATTTTTACAGTATTATTTAGTAATGAAAAAGTATCTTTGGGGCAATATCTAGAAATTACCCAATATACTTCATTGGCTTTAACACCAGCACAATTAGCTTCAATGATATATACACTGTATCAACCAGCCAGTATATTAAAAAAGAGATTAGAGTTCTTTAATTCAGTGCAACAACAAGATATTTTAGAAGGAGAAAGTCTTAAATTAATAGATTCTATCGAATTTAAATCTGTATCTTTTTCTTATGAGAACAAGAAGGTACTTAATAATTTAAGTTTTAAGGTAAATAAATCAAATAAATTTCTAATTTGCGGACCTAATGGTAGCGGGAAAACAACAATAACAAAATTATTATTGAGATTTTATGATAATATACAAGGCCTTATAATATTTAATAATCAAGATTATAGGAGATATTCAATAGAGAGTATTAGAAAGCAGATAGCAATAGTATTTCAGGATACATTTTTATTTAATGGATCTTTATATGATAACATTGCATGCGGAAATGATGACATCACAGATTATGATATCAAAGAAGCTATTGAAAAAACTGGGTTGCTAGATAATTTGAATATTAAATCTTATGATGATTTGCTATCTCTACCAATTTTAGAAGGAGGAAAAAATTTATCTGGTGGACAGAAAAAAATGATATCTCTTGTAAGAACATTAGTAAGAAAGCCAAGTGTTATCATATTAGATGAGCCAACGACATTTTTAGATAGTAAAGCGAAAAAAGATATTATTAATTATATTGCAAAAGAGCATAGCGAGATCTTAATTGTAATATCACATGATGAAGATCTATTTCAATATTTAGATAAAAAGATTCAATTGGGGAATAAATAA
- a CDS encoding radical SAM protein, whose translation MFNLNKVIFETSVSCSLNCYFCNKDNASAAASCFCKRWNYDCLISNYKKLVEDVIKLGVQKIIILGGDPFYNLYVSVKDIVTYANDANFCGNISIFTNGYFLDKNVIEELSKFKNIKVNINFLGYNKIDYKMVTNQENIFDKVINNVLLMKKYNIPISGTMLINRYSASRRDKDSKISNLNIPIGEKILYTDELLSINAINAPYDRMIDVNYISYEMLANVNPCLYRQLFIASNGKVYVCPYLRDFELGDLNTNTLPKILSQNSYREYWYISKSKIKPCNKCKYRIQCFDCRAIEYSATKNLKSEFFCNIAKKIM comes from the coding sequence TTGTTCAATTTAAATAAAGTTATTTTTGAAACAAGTGTTTCATGTTCTCTAAATTGTTATTTTTGTAATAAAGATAATGCTTCTGCTGCAGCATCATGCTTTTGTAAAAGATGGAATTATGATTGTTTAATATCAAATTATAAGAAGCTTGTAGAAGATGTTATAAAATTAGGCGTACAAAAAATAATTATTTTAGGTGGAGATCCATTTTATAATCTATATGTGTCTGTAAAAGATATAGTGACTTATGCTAATGATGCTAATTTTTGTGGAAACATAAGTATATTTACAAATGGTTATTTTTTAGATAAAAATGTAATTGAGGAGTTAAGCAAATTTAAAAATATCAAAGTAAATATAAATTTCTTAGGGTATAATAAAATTGATTATAAGATGGTAACAAATCAAGAAAATATTTTTGATAAAGTTATTAATAATGTTTTATTAATGAAAAAATATAATATACCTATTTCAGGAACGATGTTAATTAATAGATATAGTGCTTCTAGAAGAGATAAAGATTCAAAGATTAGTAATTTAAATATTCCCATCGGAGAAAAGATTCTATATACAGATGAATTGTTATCAATTAATGCAATTAACGCACCTTATGATAGAATGATAGATGTAAATTATATTTCATACGAGATGTTAGCTAATGTAAATCCTTGTTTATATAGGCAATTATTTATTGCTTCAAATGGTAAAGTTTATGTTTGCCCATATCTTAGAGATTTTGAATTGGGAGATTTGAACACTAACACATTGCCCAAAATATTATCACAGAATTCATATAGGGAATATTGGTATATAAGTAAATCAAAAATAAAACCTTGTAATAAATGTAAATATCGTATTCAGTGTTTTGATTGTAGAGCTATCGAATATTCTGCTACAAAAAATCTTAAAAGTGAATTTTTTTGCAACATTGCAAAAAAAATAATGTAA
- a CDS encoding HAMP domain-containing sensor histidine kinase, with product MRFSIRYKFAIGLLVIFCFAFNFMTFFISNIVMKNNQNIIKGELLSSQRDLNIYCKQFLAINNIKPNEDDFNMHVNFIGTAISLKVNNRIVLYRNDGTLLLDTDYGKGDIYSDIGDSIDDGLEDLKSAIKGKSAYKILKIDKTYKVIFSEPLFTEGNTLGILRYEKDYTELFETGNDLIFKIKIFMFSTFLILFIFSFLLSTKIIIPIIKLNRSTKEISDGNFEANVFIGSNDEIGELGESFNIMKDKIKEQIETIKKDRDDLIKIEGHRKVFFDNVTHEMKTPLTIIDGYSQIILDEGSSDKKLIKKAASKIKKESNKLHQMIADILNMSKLESKRERRVKEKLDMSLVIKNICEDMGVKAKKYEITIEKTLEEEVYILAERHDVWRMLINIIDNSIKYGNVKSIVRINMFVEDGYCNIIVADEGKGISEEAIEKIFEPFYREDKDSLNMIQGNGLGLSIVKAIVDKYKGLINIESKDNNGTTVYIKLPMYLQVGNKLIK from the coding sequence ATGAGATTTTCAATTAGATATAAATTTGCAATAGGACTTCTTGTTATCTTTTGTTTTGCTTTTAACTTTATGACTTTTTTTATAAGCAATATAGTGATGAAAAATAATCAAAATATTATAAAAGGTGAACTTTTAAGCTCTCAGAGGGATTTAAATATATATTGCAAGCAGTTTCTTGCGATAAATAATATAAAACCAAATGAGGATGATTTCAATATGCATGTAAATTTCATAGGAACAGCCATATCATTAAAGGTTAATAATAGAATTGTATTATATAGAAATGATGGCACGCTGCTTTTGGATACAGATTATGGAAAAGGAGATATTTATTCAGATATTGGTGACAGTATAGATGATGGCTTAGAGGATTTAAAGTCAGCTATAAAAGGAAAATCAGCATATAAAATTCTAAAAATAGATAAAACTTATAAAGTTATTTTTTCAGAACCGTTGTTTACGGAGGGAAATACATTAGGAATTTTGAGATATGAAAAAGATTATACAGAATTATTTGAAACTGGTAATGATTTGATATTCAAAATAAAAATATTTATGTTTTCTACATTTTTAATATTATTCATATTTTCATTCCTTCTTTCTACAAAAATAATTATTCCAATTATAAAACTAAACAGAAGTACAAAAGAGATTAGCGATGGTAACTTTGAGGCAAATGTATTCATAGGTTCTAATGATGAAATTGGTGAGCTTGGAGAAAGCTTTAATATAATGAAAGATAAAATAAAGGAGCAAATAGAAACAATAAAAAAGGATAGGGATGATTTAATTAAAATTGAAGGACACAGGAAAGTGTTTTTTGATAATGTAACACATGAAATGAAAACCCCATTAACCATAATTGATGGATATTCTCAGATAATTTTAGATGAGGGAAGCTCTGATAAAAAACTTATTAAAAAGGCAGCTTCTAAAATAAAAAAGGAATCAAATAAACTCCATCAAATGATTGCAGATATTTTAAATATGTCTAAATTAGAGTCAAAAAGAGAGAGGAGAGTTAAAGAAAAACTCGATATGTCCCTTGTTATAAAAAATATATGCGAGGATATGGGTGTTAAGGCCAAAAAATATGAGATTACAATAGAAAAAACTCTAGAGGAAGAAGTATATATTTTAGCAGAGAGGCATGACGTATGGAGAATGCTTATAAACATAATAGATAATTCTATAAAGTATGGAAATGTGAAATCTATTGTAAGAATAAATATGTTCGTAGAGGATGGATACTGCAATATTATTGTAGCGGATGAAGGAAAAGGCATAAGCGAAGAGGCAATAGAAAAAATATTTGAACCTTTTTACAGAGAAGATAAAGATTCATTAAACATGATACAAGGGAATGGACTTGGATTATCTATAGTTAAAGCAATAGTAGATAAGTATAAAGGTTTAATAAATATTGAAAGTAAAGACAATAATGGAACGACAGTGTATATAAAACTTCCTATGTATTTACAAGTTGGCAATAAGTTGATTAAATGA